The Rhineura floridana isolate rRhiFlo1 chromosome 14, rRhiFlo1.hap2, whole genome shotgun sequence genomic sequence agagagagaactATCTAGCAAATAGTTTTATAAATACTGAGCAAGAGAAGTGTCTGTCAATAAAACTCTACCTTGTACTACACAAGGCTTGGATCATTTCTTACCTGTACGTGTGTGTTGGTGGAGGGGCCTACAATGGTGGAGGATTAAGAGACAGTTTTGTGTCCAgagtggtgaacctgtggccctgcatgtGGTGTTGGGGCTCTGagtcccgtcagccccagccagtgtggtccaatggtcaaggatgatgggtgtggatccttcaacatctggagggccacaggttcccagctCCTGATACACGGAGTCTGAGCTTGAAAGGCATGAATGAATTCACGAAGCTTGCTTTATACTGGCTCAGTTCATTTGCACAGTATAGTCTAGTCtaggtggcagcagctctccaagacctTAGTACAAACAGGTCTTTCTAGGACCTCCTGCCTGAGATTCTTTTGATTGGAGACCCCAGGAACcttttgcatccaaagcatgtgctctgtcactgaggtgCATTCCTTTATAACACAATCCTGTGCCTGTCCCAAGacattcaatggaatttactcctataaTGGGGCTAAGATCACAgccttaagggggggggggaaggcctcTTGAGCCCAAGTTCGCATCTGACATCTGGAAGCCCACAGGGTCCCACCCCTGATGTAGTCTCTAAAATCATGCAGCAGCGAGCACTGCTCCAAGCTCTTCCACCCAGCAGCTTCTCTCGGACATTAGAAACGTTATCACATTCACCTGCCCTGTGCTAttctcttttctctccccacccccattttgagGTCTTGAATGTCCTGACTGCTTCTACTTACTCAGGCAAGGGTCTTTATTAGGCCTTTCGAAAATGCATTTGTACAATCATCTTTAATCTAAGGGAAAAAATACACCAGCCATCTTCTCAAGGCCTGCTTTCTGCAGTGCCTTCTTTACTTAGACAACTTTAACTCATTGCATTTGACTCTAACAACTGGTGGATTTACTCCAGCAGGAAAATTTGGGGTGACTGTCCCCATCTGATACAACCCCACTCATTTCATTAGTAGATTTCGTTTAATTATTAGCCCTAACTAGAGCTGTAAAATACAGAATACAGTACAGGGTTTAGAAGGAATACTGGCtcttgtggggtgggggtgtgtCTCTACTTGTAGACTGTCTGTGTATCACAGGCCTCCTCATGCAGGCTAATTTGGGTGCAAAATGATTTTCATAAAAGGGTCCAGCAGGGTCTTTTCATCCCCCATCTACATAAATGATAAGAACTGGTTAATTTGGACGTCAAATGCTAAACTTACAGTGCCACAGTTTAGCAGTCAAAATCCATCTGAAACATTTCCTATATGTGAAGTCAGTATCTCAATTTTTGTTTCTGGATTCAAGATTCAGATTCTGGTCCAGAACTCTTTAATAACAACACACATCTCCCATCAGACCCCTAACCTCTGATTCCTTTCATTTGCAAGTAATACTTCAACTTTTGAATGTTCTCAACATTAATTTTTTTGCACTTGTTTTTGAATCATTTTGCAGGAGACCACAGCCGTTTGGCACCCTTCTAGAGTACGGACTTGTTCTTTCTAGGCTGGatgcaaaaaaaaagttgtgaTAGGCCCCTTCGCTAAAATATACTGGGCTCTGAATGAGCGAGCATGAATATTCACGTGGGTGGTGGTGTAAAATTAAACCAGAGATTGAAAGTAGCAAGTACACTTTTTCTTCCTATGTAAACAAGAAGAGAATCTAAGCCACGATTTTAAACTGGGTTGAAGGTAGATCAGCAGGGCTCCCCCCACCCGACAGAAGCCCTAGAGTTGTACTTGTGCGAGGGTACTGCCAAGCATGGGGAGCTTATGGCCCTGTAGAGGTTGtgggaccaactcccatcagccccagccagaatagccaatagttgttattattatttatttatttgatgattAGAgagttagagatgatgggagttgtaatccagcaacatctggaggctgcaGGTTCTCCCACCACTAGGCTATACCTCTCCTCAGCACTAAAATTCTTAGCAACGCTTGAATGCATTGACATACCCTAGGATTCATCTTTCAATGAACCCTTGCCCAAGAGAAGGGTGGAAGCAGGAGTAGCTTATAGCTGTTGGATTGTTCACTTTAGCAATTGGCACATGTCATAATTTTGAAAAACTATTTGAAAAGCTACActggagttgttgttttttaagatcTTAAATGATGATCTACCCTTAAGGTCCCTGCCCTTCCCTGTTGGTGTAAAAAGTCAAGCATGAATTGTATTCTAAGATTATGTCACCACCATACAAGATATCATACTATACTGCTCAAAGGAGGTAACACTTTGTGCTATGGAATTCAAAGCAGGTTAAAAGCACTAGTAGGCATAGCAGAAGACGGTGCTTAATGCAAACCCATTTGTTTTCCTATCCCCTTAATGGTATATGGGtcacctcttcccctccccacccaacTGTATGAGAGTGCCAGTTTGACAATCTTATCTAGTCAGTTCCCAGCAGGCAACAAAAAGTTAAATCTACACCTAACATTAATACTGCAGTTGGGAAAGACCATCAGTTTTTCCTGGTTGTCAACAAGGGTCTGCCCTGACTCTGAATAGGCTACAAACTACTGCCAGGAAAAGTATATACTGGCTACATTTGGATTGGAATGAGCCTGGCTTTCCTTCCGATCACACACACTATCTCTAGTGTGACAGGAGGAGGCgtttggaagcttttgctgcTGATTTCCATTACTAGTTTTTAATGCCATGCCTCAACTCCAAACTGGTCTCTCTTCAAtgatggtttgtttgaaacaagccaacctCATTTTCGAAACACCACCGTGAGCTTGTTTCAAACAAAGCCTAgtgaagattaaccacagtttgtctggTTCTGATGCCACACTGGGGTCAAaactgaaaacaaaagcaaaaggttcTGGTCTCAAAGCAGTGCTGGTGTGGGGGAGGCTCAGCTAATCCTCatcatgataaaccatagtttattgtgaCATCCAAATGCAGCCAGTGGGTGGAACTGCTTGGAGTTTTccacatggtggtggtgggaagatgCCATTGAAGGAAAGCAGGAGGTGAAAAGCCAGTCCGAGAGGCCAGAGCAAAGGCCCTGCCTCTGGAGTTTATGAACAGAACTGCATTGTTCGCTTAATTAAACAACAACTTCCCATTTCTACTCTCACCTGGGCAAGGATAAAAGTCCAGCAACTATTTAGCCTCTAAAAATCAACAATGCCAGTGGTTGTATTCacctaagtcctgctcagagtacacCTATTGAAACTAATtagcttaagttagtcatgtctacctgagtagaactagcatggaataccaccctAAGCTTGCTAAAAGATGCTGCTACAGGCCCCCACTTGTGTTCCCTGGGCAGAGGACTCTAAGCCTGGGAAGTTGCTAGATGCCAGCTCCCAACAGGCCCATCCCATACGGCCAATGCTAAGGAAAAATGGGAGTTGCAAGCCAGCATTTCAAGTGCACACACATTTGCCACCCTGCTGCAGGCAAATGGAACTACTTCTAGATTTAAGGACTAGCCTTCAGTCCCTCAAGGagtaaaccaggtgtggggaacctgtggcccactgGATATCGCTgaacgacagctcccatcagccccagcaagcacggccaaaggccagtgatgatgagagttgtatttcagtaacatctggagggccacaggtttccccgcCGTTGCATTACAGTCACAGCAAACTTTGCTAGCAAAGTACCAAAGGAAGTGACAAGAAATAGCcaaataaagaataaaaacaaGCCTCTATTTGTTCTGGCTCCTCTGGCATCTGCTAGGATCTGAGGCAAGGCAGAGAAAAGCTTTGCCCAGCCCCTAGAGTGAGAGCATTCCTGAGAATGCATTGGCTTAGAGAAAATGTCACAAGCGGAGGAGTTTCAAAAAACAGCACTAAGACATTGTTCCACTGTCTTTCCGCATGCGGTAGGGGCTAGAGATATGCCTCGTTGACTACACTGCAGCTGTCAGTTCCATTAGTTATGTAATATTTTTCAGTTTAAGGTATGTAGACCGATAACCCACAAAAGCAGCAAGATCTAgtccaggggcagggaacctgtggccttccaggtgtggctggactccagctctcttcagccccagctagtatggccagggatccaggatggtgggaactatagtccaccaacatccagagggccacatattCCCATTTGTGGTCTGGTTGCAAGAAAAGGAGGTATTCCAGATGCAGCTCAGATTGCAGCATCGGGAGAAATCAACACCGGTGTTTTCCCCCTCCAATTATACCAGggctggggaaacctgtggcccttcagatgtttctggactacaacattcatcatccccaaccattggccatgctggctggggggcagatgggagctggcatccagcaacatctggagggccacagattccccagtaCTGGATTGTACAGTGGAGAtggtacaatttttaaaaatgacaggGCTACCAGAGAGTTCCCAACCCTGCGTtttacaacaaccattaaaatgaACAGTAGGATTAGCTCAGGCCAAAGTCAAGGAGGATGGGGAACGGTGGCCCCATCATATAGGGGTGAGCCCCAAATGCTTTGGGCTTTTGACACAGTGGTTTGATGGATGGGATAACTGGCTGTGTGGAGGGTGCAGACCAGTTTCTGTCTGAGTCTCGGCAAGGGGAAAAAGAGCTACGTGTCCCATGTTATAAGAGACAGCAGGCTCGAAAAAGCAGCATCCCATCAGCTGCAGACAGGTGCAAAGAGACGCTCTCGTTGGCAGAGATGAAGAGCACGGCTCCTCGGCGGAGGGCCATTTCAGACACGGCCGCAGTAGAGGTACCGACAGCAGTTCCTTGGACCACCAACAGGATGCTAGCCGAGTCGATGGCCGAAACAAGGTACAGCTTCATGGAGGAAGGAATCTGCAATAAAAAGAAGAGGTGCTGCTCAATAGAGGAGGTGAGGTAGGTAGGTAGGGCCTGGGTGTTTAACTGCCTGTATCATCGAGtacagccacatctgcactatgcatttaaagcagtatcataccactttaagcagtcatcgcttcccccaaagcatcctgagaactgtagtctgttaagggtgcagagagttgttacgagaccccaattcccctcacagagctataatttccagagtggtttatcaatccatcttcccagggaattctgggaattgtagctctatcaggggaatagaggtctcataacaactctcagcccccttaaactacacttcccaagattctttgggagggagtcaagactgtttaaagtggtatgaaattgctttaaatgtatagtgcacacATCGCATAGGAAACCACAGACACGTCTAGGACAAAGCTAGAGACAATGTAAGAGTCTTCCAAAGTATTTAATAGTGGAGTTGTGTCAATTTCCAGAAGATCAAGCCAAACAGATTTCAGCAACTGTGCTAAAGGTAAGGAAGGACAGATCATTCTCTTTCTAATCCATGTCAATTTCGCACACATTCCCTCCATAAATCAACCACATTTCCATCTTAAtgtccattttaaaaaagctccacaaaaaatatttatttaaatacacatttcatcacaaaatacatatttaaatatctcAGGGTACTTATTGCAATATAtgtatttctaaatgtattttatcctaataggtgcattttggtacacattttTGTTGTAAACTATCACTAACGTTTAGAatagtgtgaaaattggaggactAATTACATTCTGATCTGCACAATAGTTCAGGAAGTATGGatcaagtacaggcataccccgcttaacatcgcttcacttaatgtcgcctcgctataacatacatgctccatacgccaccataccccacttaacgtaggcgtgctttgcaattacggacacttaatggcatgatgccactgccatctagtggcgattgccgtgcagtacatgcatagataattgcttcactttaagtacattttcactttacatacactctctggtcccattgcgtatgttaaagcagggtgtgcctgtatgtttccattgGAATTTACAGacactgaattcctcaagcatccttaaTTGAAGGCACCGGATTACATCACTGAAGAAGGATTAAAAACATAGCTGTGTGTCCTTGCTCAAACCTTCCCACACTCTGTGCTCACAGACCCACACAAGTGCTCACATCTATACACCTCAAATCCGCTTTCGTAAATTCTGTCTCCAAGGTTAAGGCTTTCAGAACATTTGCGATGTTTTGGGAAGGGACTGAAGCTTGTGAAATGAcacattcataactttaaacaaGACCCAAAGATCCTGCTGATTTTTTGTTGCTGAATTGCATCAGTAACATAGGTGAATAGGCTTTGGAGCTATGCAAGATTCTTGCCTGCTCAGGGAGAATTGCACAATTTGTAAGCTTACTACACCAAAGGTTCAGATGCTACCGTATCTTATTGACCTGTTTCAGCTTCTATCTGCAACCAGCACAAAACCCACATAACTGAAGAAGGCTTCCCAACAGCTGACTCTGGAACTCCTTCAAAGTGTATTTCCTAGGGCTGAGTTACTCCCACTTGTGCGCAGCCACATTCTAAGCAATATCTGTAACATTTTATTGTGCATTGTAGCATCTTCTCCACTCTGTTGTGAAATTCACTGGGAGACGTTGggccagttctctctctctcagcctaaactaccttgCCAAGACTATTTTGATGATAAGGGAgtgaggggcaggggagaggacAGAAAACCACATATGTCACCCTGAGtcccttggaggaaggatggcattaaactggaataaataaataaggtttggGAGTgtgcagagatggggaagaaatttgttaCTGCTAAGTCACACTTTGCCAAACAAACAGGCAAGCGTCCTTTGAAATCcagagttctccaaattttgcaatacagttcttgcaccaaaaatgcatacatttgggTACAATGCACACGAAAGTGTACGTTAGTGAAATTAATCTACAAAAgtacattatatttggggaagttGTGGGCAAAGAAACATACTAAGAAACATACTggtgggctttaaaaaaaataaaattgcaaaccgATATGGAAACAGGAGAAATGGAATCTAAGATTGAAAAACATGGGAAACCAAAGTTGACAGATTCATCCCCTAAGCTGGGTGGTAAGCATTTGAATAATGTTACCGAAACCAAGTAGAATCTCATCGCATGGAAGTGATTTGCAGCAGCCTTTGTTGGGGAGGTGAAAAACGTAAGAAACTCACCTCTATCCTCATGACGGAGAAGTCTGGAACAGGTGGGTCGTAGAGATAGATGCAAGGATCCAGGCGGCTCTGGACAGGGGTCAAGAGCTTGGAGCTGCTAGGAGCCGGGGTGTAGTTCAGCATTTCGCACAGGGTGAGAACGTCAATGAACTTGGGAGTCAGGCCGGCCCGTACCGTGTTGTCGGAGCACGCCATGCACTCAATGCAGTCTGTGGCatggaaaaaaaaagagagaacagcTGCCCATTAGAATGTGTGGATGTTGATCCCAATGACAAGCAAGGCTGTCTTTGGGAacatgtccccctccccaaaaaaacccttccctccactatttatttatttatttattttgtatcccacccttcctcccagcaggagcccagggcggcatagcCCTTTGTCTTAAATTAAGAATTAAAGGATTTTAGACTTGGAAAAGACTTCAGAGAAGAACTAGTGTGGCGCCGCGATCTTGCAACTgcggcagggatggggaacctggtacatctcccatcatccttggcccttGGAgaacggctgtagctcagtgggtagagcatctgcctggcatgcagacaGTCCCTGCTTCAACTCCTGGGATCTCCAAGTAGGCCTGGGacaaacccctgcctgaaatcctggagagccactgctcatcagtgtagacaatactgagctagatggaccaatggtctgacttggtgtaaggaagcttcctatgtcccaTGCCTACTGGGCGTTGGAGGGCAACATCGTCTGGACGGCAGCAGGTTCAACTACCCTTCAACTGCTGCTTAAGCAAAGGAAAGCCCACCTCTTCCCGAGGCAAGACATCCTGCTGTCTGAACAACTCTCGCCGTTGGAAAGTTTCATCTAAAGATTTGCCAGAATCTGTTTCTCTTCCGTAGTTTAGTGGTAcagcatccgccttgcatgcagaaagtcccagattcaatccccgcaggtagggctggaagagaaccctgcctgaaaacctagagagcctctgccagtcagtgtagacagtactgggctagatggaccaatgggtctgattcagaataaggcagctcccGTTGTTCTACATTTCTAGGTGCCATTTCCGTCTGTTGGTTCTACCATTGCCCTCCGGAGCAATAGAGAACAAGTCTGCTTCATCTTCTGTGTGACAGCGTTTTAGATATTTAGACACAGCTACCccacctccccttctcctctaCTTCTCCAGGCTCCATATACCCAGAGCTTCCAACTTTTCCGCACAGAACTTGGTTTCAAGACCCTTCATCATCCTGGCCTCCTGTTGTGTCTCCCTCAGAGGACTTAATGGAGGATGAAGGGGAATGGGAGAATTCAGACCCAGGGGAAGGGATGAGCAAAGAGGCAGCTCAAGACCCTTCGCCCTTAGACAACAAGCAGGATTCTGCTGAAGCCCTCCTGTCCGATTCAGGGAGCGACCAGGAAGCTACTCTGACCCCAGCAGAGAGGAGATGCCAAAGGGTGCTGGAACAGAGAAGGCAGTGAGCCCATTTAAGAACTACAAGTTCTCGAAAGAGGGCAGGTTGATTGCAAACACCTGGCCTCAGACACTGAACGTAAAAGGCCGTGAGTGGCTTAGGCTCTTGTTGGAAACAACATCAGACCTCCGTGCCAGCTCATGGCCAGGCCTGCTCATGTTCCCGTGTCTTCGACTCTGCCCTACTGATTGGATCTCCGATACCTGGATTTTGGACTCCCAAAGACTCATCTGTTCTACACTCACTCGGCTCTTCCCATCTGGTATTCAGCTTTCTGTAGTGCTGACCTTTCCACCTCAACtcaagcctgacagatttacatCCCGGCTGCTGGGCATTATCTGCTATTACTTTCCTGCAGCTATGAATTATTTCAACATGGTCAGCAGAGACTGACACCTCGCTCCTCTGATTGTCTCTCCAGTTTACTAACGTGCTTCTTAAAATATAGAAGTAAACACAGCAGTCCAGGCAATGGCAGCTGGCAgcatgtcagtggaatccactctgggttttagtccaaactgtccttggacagctccttgaaagttcagactaaaacccagagtgcatTCTGCTGACacggaaccaccagccaccacagacTGCCCACGAGTGGGAGCCTCTCTCTAGGTCACAACCTTTACTAGCCCTATTCCACTccctcttcaagtgcttttgcctggctggaatgtgccttttCAACAATGCCTCTCACTTGTCAGGATAGAGAAGTTTGTATAtacaaacctctgacttttgcatggctgcaacctagcctactgtacaaaggtcaactcgtggccccacccacctccaGCATGTGGCACCCAGAAGGatgcccatgaaggaatgtggccctctggctgaaacaggttccccacccctgccattgaTCATGGAATTCAAGCAAAGCAGTCTCCAGTGTGTAGTAGTTATCAGGAGAGAGACTAAACCCAAGATTGGCGAAGTGCCTGGGAAGTTGCATCAAGGGTGGATCCGGCTGAAGTCGATTTTATTCCCATTCGGAAACTCACCTCCATAGAGATAGGCATGAGGCTCGTTGGCACCCAGGAACATGCACTCCCCTGGCTGCAGCTTCATCAGGTTCAAGAAATAGATGGCGAAGCAGCCGATGTCTCCAGGGTACTGGGAGTGAAGCCGGAGAAGGAGCTCTCCGCAGCTGGCTGAAGTATCTTTCCCTGTGTCTGCTGTGGAATACGATACATGTTGAGAAAGTCTGGTGAGCAGCAGCCTCTGGGTGTCATATTTCATCTTACAATGGGGACCCTAAccaaggggtggggagcctcataCCCCAGCAGAACAgatgcagcctccagaccattctatctggccctcagaactctccccagaacatagccctcactggccctgctttgcacggAGAatgcttttccctggctggacTGTGTCACTGAACTCTGATCATATaacctgcttgcctggatggaggttacagaggagtgtgtgagtctgtggtacaaaggtaacatttacatttcttgctctacccagcactggcatgtggcccttggaaagttgcccagaagggaatgctgaaaaaggttccctgcccctgtccAAACCCCTGATACAGACTCTATGAAACAATGGTGgcaggtggctccatgtctgtggaatccgctctgggttttagtccaaactttcaaggagctgcttgaaaattcagactaaaacccggagtggattccactgcccactggcatggagccaccactgccacAAAACCACGCACAACACAAAACATCCAGGCTTCAGTCTATACCAGGGATgatggagcctgtggccctccagatgttgctgcctcCCATCTCCCATTGGCCCTATCCAGCACAGCCAAGGATGTTCAGAGTTGTagtctcaacaacatctggagagctacagcttCCCCAGCCCTTCACTATGCCAGTAGAGTCTAAGAGTCTTGCACAAAACCAACCTTCTTGAGAAATCCGCTTCACCAGCATGTTAAGCTGGTCCACAAAGACCTTCTTCTCACTCTTCATCATCCTGGTGAAGCAGACACGCAGCGCGGCTGAGACGCCCCGGGGGTCATCACCCACGCTGCGCTCCAGCTGTTCCGCCGCCACGTTCCCAATTAGGGCCCGGAATTCAGGGACATCTGCAGGAAGCCAGAAACACATCAGCAGTCGCCAGTGTCAGAATGCATACCTGGAAGTCTGTAGCCATGTACATTTACTCTGTctaacagggatggagaatctgcaTCCCTTCAatggttgctggactccaaatcccatcagcctcagccagt encodes the following:
- the MPI gene encoding mannose-6-phosphate isomerase isoform X1; translation: MAELRVFPLACAVQNYAWGKLGQNSEVAKLLASSDPMVQIEADKPYAELWMGAHPKGDAIILDNRIPQKTLRQWIADNPGCLGSKVKDVFQGQLPFLFKVLSVNSALSIQAHPTKELAEKLHAQHPEHYPDVNHKPEMAIALTPFEGMCGFRPVEEIVAFLQNVPEFRALIGNVAAEQLERSVGDDPRGVSAALRVCFTRMMKSEKKVFVDQLNMLVKRISQEADTGKDTSASCGELLLRLHSQYPGDIGCFAIYFLNLMKLQPGECMFLGANEPHAYLYGDCIECMACSDNTVRAGLTPKFIDVLTLCEMLNYTPAPSSSKLLTPVQSRLDPCIYLYDPPVPDFSVMRIEIPSSMKLYLVSAIDSASILLVVQGTAVGTSTAAVSEMALRRGAVLFISANESVSLHLSAADGMLLFRACCLL
- the MPI gene encoding mannose-6-phosphate isomerase isoform X2, which translates into the protein MVQIEADKPYAELWMGAHPKGDAIILDNRIPQKTLRQWIADNPGCLGSKVKDVFQGQLPFLFKVLSVNSALSIQAHPTKELAEKLHAQHPEHYPDVNHKPEMAIALTPFEGMCGFRPVEEIVAFLQNVPEFRALIGNVAAEQLERSVGDDPRGVSAALRVCFTRMMKSEKKVFVDQLNMLVKRISQEADTGKDTSASCGELLLRLHSQYPGDIGCFAIYFLNLMKLQPGECMFLGANEPHAYLYGDCIECMACSDNTVRAGLTPKFIDVLTLCEMLNYTPAPSSSKLLTPVQSRLDPCIYLYDPPVPDFSVMRIEIPSSMKLYLVSAIDSASILLVVQGTAVGTSTAAVSEMALRRGAVLFISANESVSLHLSAADGMLLFRACCLL